A genomic stretch from Betaproteobacteria bacterium includes:
- a CDS encoding biopolymer transporter ExbD, giving the protein MNFRRGTTREEPEMNLIPLIDVLLVILIFLMVTTTYSKYAELQINLPSADAPQAAERPKQIDVAVTTNGRYVVNRTPVVFTSADAFGNELKRAAGSNPDPMVVINADANATHQSVINVLEAARLAGFGRVTFSTQSPPKKK; this is encoded by the coding sequence ATGAATTTCCGCCGTGGAACGACGCGTGAGGAGCCGGAGATGAACCTCATCCCGCTCATCGACGTGCTGCTGGTGATCCTGATCTTTCTCATGGTCACCACGACCTACTCGAAGTACGCGGAACTGCAGATCAACCTGCCTTCGGCCGATGCCCCGCAGGCTGCGGAACGGCCGAAGCAGATCGACGTGGCTGTCACGACCAACGGACGTTACGTCGTCAATCGCACCCCCGTCGTCTTCACGAGCGCCGATGCGTTCGGCAACGAGCTGAAGCGTGCGGCCGGTTCCAATCCCGACCCCATGGTCGTCATCAACGCCGACGCGAACGCCACCCATCAGTCGGTGATCAACGTGCTCGAAGCCGCGCGGCTCGCCGGCTTCGGCCGCGTGACCTTCTCCACGCAGTCGCCTCCGAAAAAGAAGTGA
- a CDS encoding tetraacyldisaccharide 4'-kinase gives MKAAPAFWNSLGPLALALLPLASLYALVMEGRRELYLRGWKKTLRLPVPVVVVGNITVGGTGKTPLIVWLAHGLARRGYRPGIVTRGYGGSGKGESEVRPDSDPGDAGDETVLLARRSGCPVWRGADRVAAGRALLAAHPECDCILSDDGLQHYRLARRVEIAVVDGARGFGNRLPLPAGPLREPVDRLEQVDAVVINGPGEVPVPAGFAMRLSGEKLVNMVQGHRVRDLAAKAGTKVHAVAGIGNPDRFFRTLRAAGLEVTEHAFPDHHRFTPADLDFGDDLPVIMTEKDAVKCFGFAAERWWYLPVAASADPALLDVVTTRLGAPRTLPAR, from the coding sequence ATGAAGGCAGCGCCTGCCTTCTGGAACAGTCTGGGCCCGCTCGCGCTGGCGCTGCTGCCTCTGGCCAGTCTGTACGCATTGGTGATGGAAGGGCGCCGCGAGCTTTATCTGCGGGGTTGGAAGAAGACCCTCCGGCTGCCGGTCCCGGTCGTCGTGGTGGGCAACATCACGGTGGGCGGAACCGGAAAGACGCCGCTCATCGTGTGGCTCGCTCATGGACTCGCCCGGCGCGGATACCGGCCCGGCATCGTGACCCGCGGTTACGGCGGCAGCGGGAAGGGCGAATCGGAGGTCCGGCCGGACAGCGACCCTGGGGACGCAGGCGACGAGACAGTCCTTCTGGCTCGCCGCAGTGGCTGCCCGGTGTGGCGGGGGGCGGACCGGGTGGCGGCGGGCCGGGCACTGCTGGCCGCCCACCCGGAATGCGACTGCATCCTGAGCGATGACGGCCTGCAGCACTACCGTCTCGCGAGGCGTGTGGAGATCGCCGTGGTGGATGGCGCGAGAGGATTCGGCAATCGACTTCCGCTGCCCGCCGGGCCGCTGCGCGAGCCGGTGGACCGCCTCGAACAGGTGGACGCCGTCGTCATCAACGGTCCGGGCGAGGTGCCGGTGCCGGCGGGATTCGCCATGAGGCTTTCGGGGGAGAAGCTCGTCAACATGGTGCAGGGGCATCGCGTGCGCGACCTCGCGGCCAAGGCCGGAACGAAGGTTCATGCGGTCGCGGGCATCGGCAATCCGGACCGCTTCTTTCGTACCCTCAGGGCTGCGGGACTCGAGGTGACGGAGCATGCGTTTCCCGACCATCACCGTTTCACCCCGGCAGACCTCGATTTCGGCGACGACCTGCCGGTGATCATGACGGAGAAGGATGCCGTCAAGTGCTTCGGGTTCGCTGCCGAACGCTGGTGGTACCTGCCGGTGGCGGCGAGCGCCGATCCCGCGCTGCTGGACGTCGTGACCACACGCCTGGGTGCCCCCAGGACATTGCCGGCCCGCTAG